In one Streptomyces sp. NBC_00597 genomic region, the following are encoded:
- a CDS encoding DUF485 domain-containing protein — protein MDKHEGPDAGTIRLDDPWYDALAVGWGEGGGEEPPPPRPAAGGRGAPGASDIYLEVQRSAAFQEVRSRYRGFVVPATAGFLLWYVVYVVAATMAPGLMARPVVGAVNVALLAGLGQFLSTFLLTWAYARHARLRRDRAALDLRWTVFEQERGQERQRSRGAGR, from the coding sequence GTGGACAAGCACGAAGGTCCCGACGCCGGAACGATCCGGCTCGACGATCCCTGGTACGACGCGCTGGCCGTCGGCTGGGGGGAGGGCGGGGGCGAGGAACCGCCGCCCCCGCGTCCGGCCGCCGGCGGCCGAGGCGCGCCCGGGGCGTCCGACATCTACCTCGAAGTGCAGCGCAGCGCCGCCTTCCAGGAGGTCCGCAGCCGCTACCGGGGGTTCGTCGTTCCGGCGACCGCCGGATTCCTGCTCTGGTACGTCGTCTACGTCGTCGCCGCCACGATGGCACCCGGCCTCATGGCCCGGCCCGTGGTCGGCGCGGTCAACGTGGCACTGCTGGCGGGTCTCGGCCAGTTCCTCAGCACCTTCCTGCTGACCTGGGCGTACGCCCGGCACGCGCGGCTGCGCCGGGACCGGGCCGCGCTGGACCTGCGCTGGACGGTCTTCGAGCAGGAGCGCGGCCAGGAGCGGCAGCGCAGCCGGGGGGCCGGCCGGTGA
- a CDS encoding cation acetate symporter, with the protein MTSEHQTLALILFSLFIAVTLGITTWVSRNRHGSAEEFYAGGRLFSPLENGFAIAGDYMSAASFLGISGLIALFGYDGLLYSVGFLVAWLVVLFLVAELVRNCGRFTLADVVAARMSERPVRIAAGTASVTVSVLYLVAQMVGAGSLVGLLLGDSGTAARTLTVIGVGALMVVYVSFGGMRATTWIQIVKAVLLMGGAVTLTVLVLLRFHGDFDQLLLSAAERSGHGRRFLSPGLKYGGDWTSRFDFMSLGLALVLGTAGLPHILSRFYTVPTARAARRSVVWAIALIGGFYLMTIVLGFGAAALVGPEEVRASNASGNTAVPLLAAFLGGGAGSTGGAVLFAFVAAIAFATILAVVAGITLASSASVAHDLYASLKRRHARQRSEVAVARVAAVGIGAVAIALGLLAQDLNVAFLVGLAFAVAASANLPVLLYSLFWGSFTTRGAVWSVYGGLIPAVVLVVLSPVVSGSPDSLFPGVSFQFFPLQNPGLVSIPLGFLAGWMGTVTSAEEPDAAKHAETEVRSLTGAGAV; encoded by the coding sequence GTGACCAGCGAGCACCAGACCCTCGCGCTGATCCTGTTCAGCCTCTTCATCGCCGTCACGCTGGGCATCACCACCTGGGTCAGCCGCAACCGACACGGCTCGGCCGAGGAGTTCTACGCGGGCGGCCGACTGTTCTCCCCGCTGGAGAACGGTTTCGCCATCGCAGGCGACTACATGTCCGCAGCCTCCTTCCTCGGCATCTCCGGCCTGATCGCCCTCTTCGGCTACGACGGCCTGCTCTACTCGGTGGGCTTCCTCGTCGCCTGGCTCGTCGTCCTCTTCCTCGTCGCCGAACTGGTCCGCAACTGCGGCCGGTTCACCCTCGCGGACGTGGTCGCGGCCCGGATGAGCGAGCGGCCCGTCCGGATCGCCGCCGGCACCGCCTCCGTCACCGTCTCGGTGCTGTACCTCGTCGCGCAAATGGTCGGCGCGGGCAGCCTGGTGGGCCTGCTGCTCGGCGATTCCGGTACCGCGGCCCGGACCCTGACCGTGATCGGTGTCGGGGCACTGATGGTGGTCTACGTGTCCTTCGGCGGCATGCGCGCGACCACCTGGATCCAGATCGTGAAGGCCGTGCTGCTCATGGGCGGGGCCGTCACCCTCACCGTGCTCGTACTGCTGCGTTTCCACGGGGACTTCGACCAGCTGCTCCTCAGCGCCGCCGAGCGCAGCGGCCACGGGCGGCGGTTCCTCAGCCCGGGGCTCAAGTACGGCGGCGACTGGACCTCCCGCTTCGACTTCATGAGCCTCGGACTCGCACTGGTCCTCGGGACGGCCGGGCTGCCCCACATCCTGTCCCGCTTCTACACGGTGCCCACGGCGCGGGCGGCCCGCCGGTCGGTGGTGTGGGCGATCGCGCTGATCGGGGGCTTCTACCTGATGACCATCGTGCTCGGCTTCGGGGCGGCCGCGCTGGTCGGGCCGGAAGAGGTACGGGCGTCCAACGCCTCGGGGAACACGGCGGTTCCGCTGCTCGCGGCCTTCCTGGGCGGCGGGGCCGGTTCGACCGGGGGAGCGGTGCTGTTCGCCTTCGTGGCGGCGATCGCCTTCGCCACGATCCTGGCCGTGGTCGCCGGGATCACCCTGGCGTCCTCGGCCTCCGTGGCGCACGACCTGTACGCCTCGCTCAAGCGCCGCCACGCGCGCCAGCGCAGCGAGGTCGCGGTGGCCAGGGTCGCCGCCGTCGGGATCGGAGCGGTGGCGATCGCGCTGGGGCTGCTCGCCCAGGACCTGAACGTGGCGTTCCTGGTCGGGCTGGCCTTCGCGGTCGCGGCCTCGGCCAATCTGCCGGTGCTCCTGTACTCGCTGTTCTGGGGCTCCTTCACGACGCGGGGCGCCGTCTGGTCCGTGTACGGGGGCCTGATTCCGGCGGTGGTGCTGGTCGTCCTGTCGCCGGTGGTCTCGGGCAGCCCGGACTCCCTCTTCCCGGGGGTGAGCTTCCAGTTCTTCCCGCTGCAGAACCCGGGCCTGGTCTCGATCCCGCTGGGCTTCCTGGCGGGCTGGATGGGAACGGTCACCTCGGCGGAGGAGCCGGACGCGGCGAAGCACGCGGAGACGGAGGTCCGTTCCCTGACCGGCGCCGGAGCCGTCTGA
- a CDS encoding response regulator: protein MNETPIHVLVVDDDMRVARINAAYVAKVPGFRVCAQAHSAAEALDVLDTRPVDLILLDHYLPDENGLDLVRRLRQLGHRTDVIMVTAARDLTTVQSAMRLGALQYLVKPFTFAGLRTRLEAYGSLRRTLETGGEAEQAEVDRIFGALATAGSPNELPKGHSATTAELVRQVLRSAEGPLSTQQIADRAGISRQTAQRYLKLLERTARVTLALRYGETGRPEHRYSWLPSEGP, encoded by the coding sequence ATGAACGAGACCCCGATTCACGTATTGGTCGTCGACGACGACATGCGTGTTGCCCGGATCAACGCGGCGTACGTGGCGAAGGTTCCCGGCTTCCGCGTCTGCGCCCAGGCCCATTCGGCGGCCGAAGCCCTGGACGTCCTCGACACCCGGCCCGTGGACCTGATCCTCCTCGACCACTACCTCCCGGACGAGAACGGCCTGGACCTGGTCCGCCGGCTGCGCCAGCTCGGCCACCGCACCGACGTGATCATGGTGACGGCCGCCCGCGACCTGACCACCGTCCAGTCCGCCATGCGCCTCGGCGCCCTCCAGTACCTGGTCAAGCCCTTCACCTTCGCGGGCCTGCGCACCCGCCTGGAGGCGTACGGCTCCCTGCGCCGCACCCTGGAGACGGGCGGCGAAGCCGAACAGGCCGAAGTGGACCGGATCTTCGGCGCCCTCGCCACGGCCGGTTCACCGAACGAGCTGCCCAAGGGCCACTCCGCCACCACCGCCGAACTGGTCCGCCAAGTCCTGCGATCCGCCGAAGGCCCGCTCTCCACCCAGCAAATCGCCGACCGGGCCGGCATCAGCCGCCAGACCGCCCAGCGCTACTTGAAGCTCCTGGAGCGCACCGCCCGTGTCACCCTGGCCCTGCGCTACGGCGAGACGGGGCGCCCCGAACACCGCTACTCCTGGCTCCCGTCCGAGGGCCCCTGA
- a CDS encoding ATP-binding protein, with protein sequence MSARRLGLPRRAVSQILLTQLAIAAGVAVLATGLFLAPLSAQLDDQAMRRALAIAQSAAADPSLAADLLDSGPTPDSPVQASAERIRRATGAEYVVVMDLDGIRRSHPGTDRIGLPVSTDPSDVLAGREVMEIDEGTLGRSARGKVPLLAADGEIVGAVSVGIAYDSVHERLLGSIPGLLAYAGGALAAGALAAYLLSRRIQRQTRDLAFSDIAGLLAEREAMLHSIREGVVALDRDGRIRLVNDEAARLLGLPPDAAATVAGRPLDDVLAAGRTTDVLSGRVTGRDLLTVQGPRVLVANRMPTEDGGAVATLRDRTELEHLGRELDSTKGLIDALRAQDHEHANRLHTLLGLLELGLHEEAVEFVTEVVGVHRSTAEQVTEKVHDPLLAALLVGKATVAAERGVPLRLADATFLPDRLIDPGGLVTITGNLVDNALDAAAGSAEPLVEVELRAEGRTAVLRVRDSGPGVPAGRHEEIFNEGWSTKQPKAHRERGLGLALVRRLAERQGGTARAGGTADGGAEFSVVLPEALR encoded by the coding sequence ATGAGTGCTCGGCGCCTCGGGCTGCCCAGACGGGCCGTCTCGCAGATCCTGCTGACCCAGCTGGCCATCGCCGCCGGGGTCGCCGTGCTGGCCACTGGGCTCTTCCTGGCCCCGCTCAGCGCTCAGCTCGACGACCAGGCCATGCGGCGCGCCCTGGCCATCGCCCAGAGCGCGGCCGCGGACCCGTCACTGGCCGCCGATCTCCTCGACTCCGGGCCGACGCCCGACAGCCCGGTGCAGGCCTCGGCCGAGCGGATCCGCCGCGCCACCGGGGCCGAGTACGTGGTCGTCATGGACCTGGACGGAATCCGCCGCTCGCACCCCGGAACCGACCGGATCGGCCTGCCCGTCTCCACCGACCCGAGCGACGTCCTCGCGGGCCGCGAGGTCATGGAGATCGACGAGGGCACGCTCGGCCGCTCCGCCCGCGGCAAGGTCCCGCTCCTCGCGGCCGACGGGGAGATCGTCGGCGCCGTCTCCGTCGGCATCGCCTACGACAGCGTCCACGAGCGGCTGCTCGGCTCCATCCCGGGCCTGCTCGCCTACGCGGGCGGCGCGCTCGCGGCGGGCGCGCTCGCCGCTTACCTGCTGTCCCGCCGGATCCAGCGGCAGACCCGCGACCTGGCCTTCTCCGATATCGCCGGTCTACTCGCCGAACGCGAGGCGATGCTGCACTCGATCCGCGAGGGCGTGGTCGCCCTCGACCGCGACGGCCGGATCCGGCTGGTCAACGACGAGGCCGCCCGCCTTCTGGGCCTCCCCCCGGATGCCGCCGCCACCGTCGCCGGACGCCCGCTGGACGACGTACTGGCCGCCGGCCGCACCACCGACGTCCTCTCCGGCCGTGTCACCGGCCGGGACCTGCTCACCGTCCAGGGACCCCGGGTCCTGGTCGCCAACCGGATGCCCACCGAGGACGGCGGCGCCGTCGCCACGCTGCGAGACCGCACCGAGCTGGAGCACCTCGGCCGTGAGCTCGACTCCACCAAGGGCCTGATCGACGCCCTGCGCGCACAGGACCACGAGCACGCCAACCGCCTCCACACCCTCCTCGGCCTGCTGGAGCTGGGCCTGCACGAGGAGGCGGTGGAGTTCGTCACCGAGGTCGTCGGAGTGCACCGCAGCACTGCCGAACAGGTCACCGAGAAGGTCCACGACCCGCTGCTGGCCGCCCTTCTCGTGGGCAAGGCGACCGTCGCTGCCGAGCGCGGCGTCCCGCTGCGCCTCGCCGACGCCACCTTCCTGCCCGACCGCCTCATCGATCCCGGCGGCCTCGTCACCATCACGGGCAACCTGGTGGACAACGCCCTGGACGCGGCGGCCGGCTCCGCCGAGCCCCTGGTCGAAGTCGAGCTGCGCGCCGAAGGCCGTACGGCGGTCCTCCGCGTGCGGGACAGCGGGCCCGGTGTCCCGGCGGGCCGCCACGAGGAGATCTTCAACGAGGGCTGGTCGACCAAGCAGCCCAAGGCCCACCGCGAGCGCGGGCTGGGTCTGGCACTCGTACGCCGCCTCGCGGAGCGGCAGGGCGGCACGGCCCGGGCCGGCGGGACAGCGGACGGAGGGGCGGAGTTCTCCGTCGTACTCCCGGAGGCCCTGCGATGA
- a CDS encoding citrate synthase has translation MNDQADGADGERRISTRQAAELLGVKPATVYAYVSRGQLTSRRDPVGRGSSFDAREVAELARRNRREAASPPGAALAVRTSLTLIEPDRYYFRGVDAVELAARYRYEEVAEWLWTGALPRGVRFAAPPQALAAARRAVAALPEHSGPIDRLRVATAAAAVTDPLRFDLSAEAVLGSARCLIPTLAAALPVLGRTESGAGTLAEQLWCRLTERQPDPAALSTLDLALTLLIDHDLAASTLAVRVAASARAHPYAAVSAGLGALEGPLHGAAGRLAHRMLVEALERGGAAPVVADHLRAGRRVPGLGHRLYEGEDPRATALFARLEDVPQAGPALAAAREVVATAAARRDGLHANVDLALAVLTVSCGMPAEAGETVFAVSRTAGWIAHALEEYQERPLRMRPSGQYQGPRPPRPLP, from the coding sequence ATGAATGATCAGGCGGACGGCGCGGACGGCGAGCGCCGGATCAGTACCCGGCAGGCGGCCGAGCTGCTCGGGGTGAAGCCCGCGACCGTGTACGCGTACGTCAGCCGCGGCCAGCTCACCAGCCGCCGCGACCCCGTCGGCCGGGGCAGCAGCTTCGACGCCCGCGAGGTGGCGGAGCTGGCCCGGCGCAACCGGCGCGAGGCGGCCTCGCCCCCGGGCGCGGCGCTCGCCGTACGCACCTCGCTCACGCTCATCGAGCCCGACCGGTACTACTTCCGCGGCGTGGACGCGGTCGAGCTGGCCGCGCGGTACCGCTACGAGGAGGTCGCCGAGTGGCTCTGGACCGGGGCGCTGCCGCGCGGGGTCCGGTTCGCCGCTCCCCCGCAGGCCCTCGCCGCCGCCCGGCGCGCCGTGGCCGCGCTGCCCGAGCACAGCGGGCCCATCGACCGGCTGCGGGTGGCGACGGCGGCGGCCGCGGTGACGGATCCGCTGCGCTTCGACCTGTCGGCGGAGGCCGTACTGGGCTCCGCGCGCTGTCTGATCCCGACGCTGGCGGCCGCCCTGCCCGTACTGGGCCGGACGGAATCCGGGGCCGGAACGCTCGCGGAGCAACTGTGGTGCCGGCTGACCGAACGGCAGCCGGACCCGGCGGCCCTTTCCACCCTCGACCTGGCCCTCACGCTGCTCATCGACCACGATCTGGCCGCCTCGACCCTGGCCGTACGGGTGGCCGCGTCGGCGCGGGCCCATCCGTACGCGGCGGTCTCGGCCGGCCTCGGTGCACTGGAGGGCCCCCTGCACGGCGCGGCCGGACGGCTCGCGCACCGGATGCTGGTGGAGGCGCTGGAGCGGGGCGGGGCCGCGCCGGTGGTCGCCGACCACCTGCGTGCGGGACGGCGGGTTCCGGGGCTCGGGCACCGGCTGTACGAGGGCGAGGACCCGCGGGCCACGGCGCTGTTCGCCCGGCTGGAGGACGTGCCGCAGGCCGGCCCCGCTCTGGCGGCCGCCCGGGAGGTCGTCGCGACGGCGGCGGCACGCCGGGACGGGCTGCACGCCAATGTCGACCTGGCCCTGGCCGTGCTGACGGTGTCCTGCGGGATGCCCGCGGAGGCCGGGGAGACGGTGTTCGCGGTGTCGCGGACGGCGGGCTGGATCGCGCACGCGCTGGAGGAGTACCAGGAGCGGCCGCTGCGGATGCGCCCGAGCGGCCAGTACCAGGGTCCGCGCCCACCCCGACCGCTGCCGTGA
- a CDS encoding citrate synthase/methylcitrate synthase, which yields MDGRHMNTSVDVPRGLAGVVVTETELGDVRGREGFYHYRQYSAVELAASRSFEDVWHLMFRGALPADAAERAAFAAEIAPLRRLPDAVRDALPALARATALSGPLAGLRTALSLLGASAGFRPVYDIDPGRRTADALAACAAVPTLLAALHRLGQGLEPVEPRADLPYAANYLYMLTGQEPDPVRARAVEQYLISTVDHGFNASTFTARVIASTGADVAACLTGAIGALSGPLHGGAPSRALDTLDAIGTSDRIEPWIRERVLAGDRIMGFGHPVYRTEDPRSRMLRDIALQFGGPLVDFAVEVERHVEEILAELKPGRELHTNVEFYAGVVMELCGLPREMFTPTFCAARVIGWSANILEQAADSKIIRPAARYVGPNPPEPVPALG from the coding sequence ATGGATGGTCGGCACATGAACACCTCCGTCGATGTGCCCCGCGGTCTCGCGGGAGTCGTGGTCACCGAGACCGAACTCGGTGACGTCCGAGGCCGAGAGGGCTTCTACCACTACCGCCAGTACTCGGCCGTCGAGCTCGCCGCGAGCCGCAGCTTCGAGGACGTGTGGCACCTGATGTTCCGCGGCGCGCTTCCGGCCGACGCCGCCGAACGGGCCGCGTTCGCCGCCGAGATCGCCCCGCTGCGCCGGCTGCCCGACGCGGTGCGCGACGCACTTCCCGCCCTCGCCCGGGCCACCGCGCTCTCCGGTCCCCTCGCCGGACTGAGGACCGCGCTCTCGCTGCTCGGCGCCTCCGCAGGGTTCCGTCCCGTCTACGACATCGACCCCGGGCGGCGGACCGCCGACGCGCTGGCCGCCTGCGCCGCCGTACCGACCCTGCTCGCCGCGCTGCACCGGCTGGGGCAGGGCCTGGAACCGGTCGAACCGCGCGCGGACCTCCCGTACGCCGCCAACTACCTGTACATGCTCACCGGGCAGGAGCCCGACCCGGTCAGGGCGCGTGCGGTCGAGCAGTACCTGATCTCCACCGTCGACCACGGCTTCAACGCCTCGACCTTCACCGCCCGCGTGATCGCCTCCACCGGCGCGGACGTCGCGGCCTGCCTCACCGGCGCTATCGGCGCGCTCTCCGGCCCGCTGCACGGCGGCGCGCCCAGCCGAGCCCTGGACACCTTGGACGCCATCGGCACCTCGGACCGCATCGAGCCGTGGATCCGCGAACGGGTCCTCGCCGGCGACCGGATCATGGGCTTCGGGCACCCCGTGTACCGGACCGAGGACCCGCGCTCGCGGATGCTGCGGGACATCGCGCTGCAGTTCGGCGGCCCGCTCGTGGACTTCGCCGTGGAGGTGGAGCGGCACGTCGAGGAGATCCTCGCCGAGCTGAAGCCGGGGCGGGAGCTGCACACCAACGTGGAGTTCTACGCGGGCGTGGTCATGGAGCTGTGCGGGCTGCCGCGCGAGATGTTCACCCCGACCTTCTGCGCGGCCCGCGTGATCGGCTGGAGTGCGAACATCCTCGAACAAGCGGCCGATTCGAAGATCATCCGTCCGGCGGCCCGGTACGTCGGCCCGAACCCGCCCGAGCCGGTTCCGGCGCTCGGCTGA
- a CDS encoding CobW family GTP-binding protein, whose protein sequence is MNSRQPAQPIPVVVLSGFLGSGKTTLLNHLLGNRGGTRIGVVVNDFGSIEIDAMSVAGQVGDSMVSLGGGCLCCAVDSSELDAYLEKLSAPVHRIDVIVIEASGLAEPQEMIRMLVAGENPAVRYGGLVQVVDAAEFDATRARHPETDRHLAVADLVVLNKTDRVEAAALARIEAELGTLCPGTPVVAADHGRIDPELLFDRRPWTETQGQLSFEDLISQAREADAADTSADTDHEHHHQHEDHSGHAHALYESTEFVSEQALNPRRLIDFLDRRPAGLYRIKGFVHFGVPGHEERYEVHAVGRFLRFAPGPWGRGEPRRSQLVLIGSGTDGPALLRDLEACREPAPQDAAPESMWGVLRYVDRPAQEGAEPQPEPYGAQPYEPEPYEPEPYTSGSYAPEPYGEPGPDLRPEEA, encoded by the coding sequence GTGAACAGCCGTCAGCCCGCCCAGCCGATTCCCGTCGTCGTGCTTTCCGGATTCCTCGGATCCGGCAAGACGACGCTGCTCAACCACCTCCTCGGCAACCGGGGAGGCACCCGGATCGGCGTCGTCGTCAACGACTTCGGCTCGATCGAGATCGATGCGATGTCCGTCGCGGGCCAGGTCGGCGACTCGATGGTCTCGCTCGGCGGCGGCTGCCTGTGCTGCGCCGTCGACAGCAGCGAGCTGGACGCGTACCTGGAGAAGCTGTCCGCGCCCGTCCATCGGATCGACGTGATCGTCATCGAGGCGAGCGGGCTGGCCGAGCCCCAGGAGATGATCCGGATGCTGGTGGCCGGCGAGAACCCTGCCGTCCGGTACGGCGGGCTGGTGCAGGTCGTGGACGCCGCGGAGTTCGACGCGACCCGGGCCAGGCACCCGGAGACCGACCGCCACCTGGCCGTCGCGGACCTGGTGGTGCTGAACAAGACCGACCGGGTGGAGGCGGCCGCCCTCGCCCGGATCGAGGCCGAGCTGGGCACGCTCTGCCCCGGCACGCCGGTGGTGGCCGCCGACCACGGCCGGATCGACCCGGAGCTGCTCTTCGACCGGCGGCCGTGGACCGAGACCCAGGGACAGCTGTCCTTCGAGGACCTGATCTCGCAGGCCAGGGAAGCCGATGCCGCGGACACCTCCGCCGACACGGATCACGAGCACCACCATCAGCACGAGGACCACAGCGGGCACGCGCACGCGCTGTACGAGAGCACGGAGTTCGTGTCCGAGCAGGCCCTGAACCCGCGCCGGTTGATCGACTTCCTGGACCGCCGCCCGGCCGGGCTGTACCGGATCAAGGGCTTCGTCCACTTCGGCGTCCCCGGCCACGAGGAGCGCTACGAGGTCCACGCGGTCGGCCGGTTCCTCCGCTTCGCGCCGGGCCCCTGGGGACGGGGCGAGCCGCGCCGGAGCCAGCTTGTCCTGATCGGCTCCGGTACGGACGGCCCCGCCCTGCTCCGGGACCTGGAGGCCTGCCGCGAACCGGCGCCGCAGGACGCGGCCCCGGAGAGCATGTGGGGCGTCCTGCGCTACGTCGACCGCCCCGCGCAGGAGGGGGCGGAGCCGCAACCGGAGCCGTACGGGGCGCAGCCTTACGAGCCCGAGCCTTACGAGCCCGAGCCTTACACGTCCGGGTCTTACGCGCCCGAGCCGTACGGCGAACCCGGCCCGGACCTCCGTCCGGAAGAGGCGTAG
- a CDS encoding restriction endonuclease: MSRRSGGLIGDWAEAQRRQQQTQLIQQREAERRLGAYERDRQRTQERDANRSHRQYREAEALRRTAQIDAEVDALKGLLVSGCRAPAFRISALARPEQLEPFNPGALAHPVPMPRIDQFQQQSSGWTLGSSHRAQAEREAHARYTEAWQAASAAEAQRQQQLAAYRQQYDRWAAEQLVGVRAHNSGLTELATALRTGDAEAAVEYFSAALYASTAWPEALPRQVAAAYDPAARQLVLDWELPGYAVVPEARAVQYLPSTDQDKVKPRPVTERRALYRDLLAQCMLLVVRELYAADEFGVLDSVVVNGFVDCHDPATGQEARFVLSTLPAERSAFDGVRLEQVSAVDCLVSGLGGQLSVRPDQLTAVRPGRRPDEVGGGVVSHGGHAGDADDDEPDLFAMDPIAFENLVAELFRAMGMEAVTTQRSGDGGVDVEALDPAPIRGGRIVVQVKRYRNTVPPTAVRDLYGTVQDKGANKGVLVTTASFGPGSYTFANGKPLELVPGADLVGLLHQYGLRGRLGGGAAAPAVAAPRAPEPTPPADYNVLGMSWSGSVALDVCALVCEGGRVLSEEHFVFFNNPRTPDGSVRSRAHSAPDKAALEVSFDALPERADRLVLVAAIDPEVDPRADLAGFTDAHIRLLSAGGEELGRLDVSDGRAGETALVLGSFRRRSNGDWDFVIGGQGYRGGLEDLLGAYGVEVA; encoded by the coding sequence ATGAGTCGTCGGTCGGGCGGATTGATCGGTGACTGGGCCGAGGCCCAGCGCCGGCAGCAGCAGACACAGCTGATCCAGCAGCGGGAGGCCGAGCGCCGGCTGGGGGCGTACGAACGGGACCGGCAGCGGACCCAGGAACGGGACGCCAACCGCAGCCATCGGCAGTACCGCGAGGCCGAGGCCCTGCGGCGGACCGCGCAGATCGACGCGGAGGTCGACGCCCTCAAGGGCCTGTTGGTCTCCGGCTGCCGGGCGCCCGCCTTCCGGATATCCGCCCTGGCCCGACCCGAGCAGCTGGAACCCTTCAACCCCGGGGCCCTGGCACATCCGGTGCCGATGCCGCGCATCGATCAGTTCCAGCAGCAGAGCAGCGGCTGGACCCTCGGCTCCAGCCACCGGGCGCAGGCGGAGCGGGAGGCCCACGCCCGGTACACCGAGGCCTGGCAGGCCGCGAGCGCCGCGGAGGCGCAGCGCCAACAGCAACTCGCCGCGTATCGGCAGCAGTACGACCGGTGGGCCGCCGAGCAGCTCGTCGGGGTACGGGCGCACAACAGCGGGCTCACCGAGCTGGCCACCGCCCTTCGCACGGGCGACGCGGAAGCGGCGGTGGAGTACTTCTCGGCCGCCCTGTACGCCTCGACGGCCTGGCCCGAGGCGCTGCCGAGGCAGGTGGCGGCCGCCTACGATCCGGCGGCGCGCCAGCTGGTGCTGGACTGGGAGCTCCCCGGGTACGCGGTGGTGCCGGAGGCCAGGGCGGTGCAGTACCTGCCGAGCACGGACCAGGACAAGGTGAAGCCCCGCCCGGTGACGGAACGCCGGGCGCTGTACCGGGACCTGCTGGCGCAGTGCATGCTGCTGGTGGTGCGCGAGTTGTACGCGGCGGACGAGTTCGGCGTACTGGACTCGGTCGTGGTCAACGGCTTCGTGGACTGCCACGATCCGGCGACGGGTCAGGAGGCACGGTTCGTGCTCTCCACGCTGCCGGCGGAGCGCAGCGCCTTCGACGGAGTGCGGCTGGAGCAGGTCAGCGCCGTGGACTGTTTGGTCTCGGGGTTGGGCGGGCAGCTGTCGGTGCGCCCCGACCAGCTGACGGCGGTGCGCCCGGGGCGCCGGCCCGACGAGGTCGGAGGAGGTGTCGTCAGCCACGGCGGGCACGCGGGCGATGCGGACGACGACGAGCCGGACCTCTTCGCGATGGACCCGATCGCCTTCGAGAACCTGGTCGCCGAGTTGTTCCGGGCGATGGGCATGGAGGCGGTGACCACGCAGCGGTCGGGCGACGGCGGGGTCGACGTGGAAGCGCTGGACCCGGCGCCGATCCGGGGCGGGCGGATCGTGGTGCAGGTCAAGCGCTACCGGAACACGGTGCCGCCGACGGCCGTGCGTGATCTGTACGGCACGGTCCAGGACAAGGGGGCGAACAAGGGGGTGCTCGTCACCACCGCTTCCTTCGGGCCCGGGTCGTACACCTTTGCCAACGGCAAGCCGCTGGAGTTGGTTCCCGGGGCGGACCTGGTCGGGCTGCTGCACCAGTACGGACTGCGCGGCCGGCTCGGCGGCGGCGCCGCGGCCCCGGCGGTCGCGGCGCCGCGGGCGCCCGAGCCGACTCCCCCGGCGGACTACAACGTGCTCGGCATGTCCTGGTCGGGGTCGGTCGCGCTGGACGTCTGCGCGCTCGTCTGCGAGGGCGGGCGGGTGCTGAGCGAGGAGCACTTCGTGTTCTTCAACAACCCGCGGACCCCGGACGGTTCGGTCCGATCCCGCGCGCACTCGGCACCCGACAAGGCCGCCCTGGAGGTGTCCTTCGACGCCCTGCCCGAACGCGCCGACCGCCTGGTCCTCGTTGCCGCGATCGATCCGGAGGTCGATCCCCGCGCCGACCTCGCCGGGTTCACCGACGCCCACATCCGCCTGCTGTCCGCGGGCGGCGAGGAACTCGGACGGCTGGACGTCTCCGACGGGCGCGCCGGGGAGACCGCTCTGGTCCTCGGCTCCTTCCGGCGCCGGTCCAACGGCGATTGGGACTTCGTGATCGGCGGCCAGGGCTACCGCGGCGGCCTGGAAGACCTGCTGGGCGCGTACGGCGTAGAGGTCGCCTGA